A region of the Gambusia affinis linkage group LG11, SWU_Gaff_1.0, whole genome shotgun sequence genome:
AGcttctgattctgattcaaTAAAGACTAAAGACTCGGATGCGCTCCGTGTTTTTATGAGTCATTAAGCAAAAAAAGAGTGAACCTTAAACTGAAGGAAAAGGGGGTCAGAGGAGCGGCAGTACGGAAGCCTGAGGGGTTCATGCTCCCTCCGGAGGACAGAGGTAAGAAGTTTCACTACCGGTGGGAAAATCTGTTCCCTCTGCGTCGGGAGCGCTCTGCAGCCAGAGAGACGGATGTGATCAGGATATTTCTAGTATACTACATTCTATCACACATAACAATTTGTGAGAATCTGGAAACAGTTGCTCTTTATTCCCCAAAGTTATGGGGGGAAGAGAATGGATGtttcagctgcctgaaataatccGTTCCCCCTCCATAAAATGGGAACTAATTAACTTACCAACaagtctttaactgtgtttattccttTCATCACCAACAACAAATCCTGTGAATTTGGTGacatttgctctttatttgacAAAGTTATGAGGGGGAACCAAATATTGTATGAAATGTCTTTAATCcagtaatctgtcatattttacattagaacaAGATTTACCAGAAAGTCTAAACTCTCATTTTTGTGTCTTGCTTTCAGCCAGTTACCATCCTCTTATATCAgcaatgaaaaattataaatacacacTACGTGTTGGAAAACTGTTTGGtgactgacttttatttctgtcaagctgaagtgacaaaagttgaagaaagaCCGATTCTCTTGgcgtttaaaataacacaaaacagcgtaaaaagaccttttttatttaattactttacaattttgtaaacaaaagcttaaactaaatgttacaaccttgACATGATTATCTGAGTTCTTTTTACTGAGAAATCGATCAGAAGCGCCGTGAAAATGATCTGATCAGGTCCGTCTCTCTGGCTGCGATGCGCGCTCCCGCCTCTCTGGCTGCGATGCGCGCTCCCGACACagggggaacagattttcacaCAGACCGGCATCgatattcatttattcatattttcttgttatattttcGAAcacaagttaatattttaactttaaattattaaagttaaactttattaCAAATCTTTTCATCAAATTCAGCCTGAAATCGGCTGACGTTAGTCAGAAAACTAACATATTTACGCAATAAACGCATAAAgactaaaacaaactaactcTCTGTGAGGTTGAGTTTCTCACCGTGAATCTTCAGAGTTTCTCCAGGAAGCGAATCAGAGCCGATCTGCCGGAGGCCGAGCGGCAGCGGCGGCTTTTATTCCGCGGAAACTCCCTCCGGACCGGCTGATTCTCGGGAAACGTCTCAGCCACAGGCGTCAAGTTCATCCGTTCATCCGGTCACACTTCCGCCTTCAGCGGCTTTTCatattaaaggtttttatttctaaagaaagGAGCCGCTCCACAAACACTTTCAActtcaaaacaattaaaactgcaaacagctttacattaaatattcttattatgctaattataaaataaatcatacaaatagattaatagtaaataaataaatattgtgaagagaacattaaaaacgtttgttaggattgtgtaagaaaaatgttgatatcttttataaatagtgttttgttaatatttattaatttttattaatatttattaatgtgggttgccagtttggatcaggtttcctatcaagctataagaaagatagaaaacatgctaacaaaaagcctcagacctgcagctcacAGGAGGTTCTAGACAGGCTAACAGGCTCTTTGGGTCACTGGTACCAGTTTATGTCCTGGGATGGGGGGGGGTTCACATCCACCTCAGAAATATGTAGTTGTGCCCCTCCCTCTCAGTGTTTGTGAGGTCAGGATAACAACCttccatttattctgttttgtccTCCTTTTGTCTTTGGGTCACTTCCTGATTGCTCACATTTCATGTTGCTGTTAATCTTAAATATCTGAGAGCCGATCCTGTTGGTGTGATCTCCAGGTTGGATTTCATGTGATCATGCTGCAGTGAATCGAGTGCATctcaagtttgtgttttatgaggGTTTTTAAATTCAGGTTGAACATTATTGGACTGACAACAAATGGATAAAGTTAACAGGAAACCTTTTCATTtgtgtaacaataaatattaacttCATTCTGGTTGTTCATTGCCCTTTGGCTTGACGGAGTCGTAACACTTAGTTTGGAACAGGGTCATttataatgaatgaatgaatgaatgaatgaatgaatgaatgaatgaatgaatgaatgaaatggtgaaaatgtaactttaaaaaataaaatacattttccttcttttatgtCAATGTAGATAACCCAAAGTTAACTCCCTTTTCCAAAGTGCTGCTTCCAAGTATATCACTgtaaagttgagtggaaggtaAAAATGTGCACAGACAGCAGGGATTATAGCAACCATATGAGatcaaataaaacttatttagtgggaagaaaatcccGTGAATTTCATTAattgttttgaacaaaattaattagtttagcagttttcagatattttagtGACAGGTTTGCTTCATGCTGTAGAAAGTAAGACATTCAGTGAGGAGACGTTTCTATGGAAACCAACAGCAAACAAATGCAGAGCAGAATTTCTTTCCTCAGATGTTTCGTCGTATTTCACCAACTCATGGCTCTCAGGAAATCATCAGGGACTCAAAGTCTGGTTTTGTTTCCTTGTCAAACTTTGTGACCTCTGGGATTTcagctaataataataataatattggttAAACGGACTGCAGGTGGATTTAGATCCTCAGGTCGGATCTTTATCTTTGTTTCTGATCCCACCGGAAGTCGTAATCACTGCGGCCCGTCGGGACTCATTTCCACAACAAACCAGCAGGACGACTCTCCGAGAACCACGTGATTCTCCAGAAACCCTGAACAGAATTTACAGAGTCACGGAGAGTCACAACATCCGGTCTCctctccaaaataaaagctcccaCCCGGGAACACTGGCTGCAGTATTTCTTtctggccagcagggggcgccggTGAGCGGAGAGGACAGGCTGATATGAAGAAggaaatttatttagaaaacctttttacaaAGAACTTCAGGAATATTGGAGCTCAAATtacaacattaaataaaaacattaaagatgtttttggtTCCTTTAAAGATGAAAGAACAACATGAAATATATCTGATATTTATGTTTGATGTGTAGAAACATGGAGGATTCACTCTGAGTACGAAGAGCTCatctggaaacagaaagaaaacaaacttaatgtcagagaaataaaaacacatcagaaacactgaacatgtaaaataaaaaatataaataagaatcAGGTTCCTGTCGGGACAGTTTATAGGAGAAAATGAGACATCAAAATAttcatgacaaaaatattaatgtcacATTGACGTCCTACATCCAGAATAAACCTTTTATAATATTAATGTTGAGTTTGGAGACAGACTCATAATGTTTATCCAGGATagacatttcttttattttcaagaatttGTTTCTTCTGACTAAATTTATTTAGGTTATGAATCAATATGAAAGTAATTATGTGTTTATTCTGAAGGTCATACCTCATTTTCTATTCATCTGATGGTTTTTCACCCttttaagactttaaatttCCGTAATGCACCATGTCTGAgttttaaatgagtaaaaattaatcaattaaaaacaaaaacagattcttgcataaataaatgtttttaaaagtttctcagCTTCTTTGCTGTAATTTGTTTAAAACCCTGACAGGAAACACAGaggttattatttattgatatcaGTTATTAACTGATAAATCAgcttctttaaagtttttatgatttcagtttttaggacataaagagtaaaaatattaaatctgacATATTGGAAGGATAAATAATAGAAATGATCAAATGAATAAATCCTCCAGTGAAGctctattaaaataatttaaaatggtgCCGTAAAGAAAAGACTAGGTGGCCACTGGGGGGGCGATGTGGTGGCCTCTGTCGCCCTGGGCCCCCTCTGCTCTGGATAAACCCCTGGAGAACGCGGCGCGTGGAAACTCACGGTGTCGATGTCGAAGCACAGGTGTTCACTGAGCATGTCGAACTCTCCGGGCGTCATGGGCGGCTCTGGAGACGGGCAGGAGCGCGGCGTGGAGCTGGCGTCTGATCTGGATCACAGAACCGGAGACGTTTTACTCCAAAGGTCTCAAACCGGATCAGAAACCAGGTTCCTCCTCAAACCGGATCATTTCCAGCGGGGTTTCAGACTCATTTTGGTTCTGGGCCAGGTCcagatcatgaatgctcttaaagggccggttgtgccagaatgtgttgataaaacctgataaactgttaaaatatcaacgaatccttcaaattaaatattattactgaacatcaaagtgtttgtggtactaatttggaaatattgacGCTTATTTTTGacgtaaatgtgactttttatcaCTCGCTGAatagatcatggactataatctgacatcatttaaggctgtttagtacaagtaagaaagttctTGAcaaatttttgagaaaaatctgcaataaactcccaattatgttTCAGCGCAAACATTCATGAATTATTGTGAATTTCCATAATAATTCTcgagaaactggagggactggtTTATATAATGTGGCAGTAAAccgataaaaactgcattgatttgattgataacataatatttaagcacacttagtgtttagtctagacCAGGGCTGGgcggtcctggttctggaggtccggtgtcctgcagctcttagagtctctctggtccaacaacctgaatccaacagctggttctcctcctcagtgcagtcgggttctcctGCTGACGACCTCATgattggactcaggtgtgttgaagtggagaaacatctaaaggttgcaggagaccggacccCCAGGACCCCCAGGACccccaggacctccaggacctccgggacctccaggacctccgggccctccaggccctccaggacctccaggacctccagaacctccaggccctccaggacctccgggccctccaggacctccgggccctccaggccctccaggacctccaggacctccaggccctccaggacctccaggacctctgGAGGGCCTGTTGAAGTAGATTCTAGCTCCAGCCCTGAgctagaatctagagggccacataaacgGTTacagcgggccagatttggcccacaggccttgagtttgacacatttcGAGAGGTAAAACGGAGCGAGAGCTTCAGCTACAACCATGTAGCCTGTAGCTTCGCCGCTAACATGCAGCTAATGAGAGTTGCGGCCATCTCTCTGGAGGACTCACCGCAGCTCGGAGATGGGGATCAGAGTTGACGGGATGTACGGATAAACTGAGAacacagaggtcaaaggtcagagctgAAAATTCATGGcgacataaaaacatcaatgcTATTGGGCTATTGTACCATGGCATTTAGCATAAGCTAATTCTGGTTGATTTAATGAAGTTGTTTATGTTGTAGGAACGTTGTTCCATGAAGTTGgttgtttgtttataaattcTGACAATCAGTTTCCTTGATTTATCAGAAATCTAATCCTCCAAAGTGAAACTGCTCAAGCTATTGTGGTGTTAAAACACTGACTACTCAGAGGTACTCCACCTAACCCCAATCAAAGTAAGCCTGCATGAACTCAAATGTTAGTGTCTTGCCTTTGCTGGGCTGGCTGTTGTAGAGCCGTCCGAAGGCCTCGTCTTTGGGAATGTCGGGATACAGGAACTTGAGCGGGTTTTCCGGAACGCCGCCGTTTGAGATCACCTTGTAGTCGCGAATGATGTCAGCGAACGGGAGCGCGCTCAGCCGGTTCTTAGTGTACGGCTCCACGGAGTTGAACTTTACGTCCCCTGTTGGACAAAGTGACAGTTAAGaagacaagagaagaagaaaactggcAGATAATCAGGAAGTGGAACCACAAATCACAGAACTGTCTTCAGTTTCTCAGGCGTTTCATTGGACGCTGGCAGCTAATCAGCTATTCTGAGCAAACTTAGCgctttaatgttaattaaagTTAGCTTCTATTAAGTACTATACTGCTAAAAcaattagcttccactaaatactaAAGGTCTGGATGCTGACAGTAAAATCCTGTAActttgtgtgtttatatatgtgtgtgtgtgtgtgtgtgtgtgtgtgtgtgtgtgtgtgtgtgtgttggcctCTCCGCCCACCGCTGTCGCTGTGCTCCACCCAGGTGAAGGTGATTCCTCCCAGGTGACTCTCGCTGAAGCGCAGCAGGAAGGTGCCGGGCTCGCGGTCCTTCAGCAGAGCGCGCTCCATCTCTTTGCTCACGAAGCCCATGATGAAGCTGCAGGCAGAAAATCACCTTCATCACTTCTCCTGCCACCTGCAGGCTTTTTCTGTAGAAACTCTTGTTCCAGCTGTGAAGCTGCAGCGCGTTTTGCTCTGCGCCACTTCTCCGTACGGCCCAAACaatgaagcaaagcagaaataatCTGGGCAGATTACAGGAAGCTGCAGTTCCTCAGCTCAGATTAAACTGCCTttagaagctgctgctggaagatgaagacggaaaacagaaataaaaatctgaagccAGCTGGTTTCATAAAATGATCTGATAAAGATTTTACACCACTGAGGTTTTTCACTCTTCCAGCCACAAACCTCAACGTTTTTATTTACGTAAACGACCAGCAAAAAGTGGAGACAATCCAGGAAATGATTCCTGATTTTCACTCTCCTGAACACACCAGAAAGAAAcctggcagtggcagcatcatgctgtgggaagcCGGGCGGGGTAAAGTTAAATCCTGTCAGGGGCCCACGGAGCGTTGGGGTCTTACTTCTCATTCCAGACCGGCAGCAGGTGTTTCTTGATGAGCTCCAGGATGGAATCCAGCCACATCCAGAAACTGAACGGCTTTCCAGGAATGTTCTCCTGTGGAGGACAGAGAGCAGAAGGAGTGACAGAGGGAAGAACAGAGGTCACGCTGAGGTCAGGCTGAGGTCAGGCTGAGGCTGAGGTCACTGTGAGGTCAGGCTGAGGTCGGGTTGAGGTCAGGCTGAGGTCACTGTGAGGTCAGGCTGAGGTCACTGTGAGGTCGTTACCTTAGCAAACTTGGACCAGGACACTTGGTAATCCCCACATGAGGCGTGCTGACCTGCAGAAATGTCACTAGATTAAAATCTGTcggtgtttctgttttccatatTTAGTAGTTTATTTATTAGGATGAGCAGAGTGTCGTCTGCATAGAGtgaaataaaaccagagaaacTGACAGAAGCTGTTTGGGGCGACAGAGAGAGTTATCCTCCATCTTTAAactgtaacttttataaaatatatatttttacatatttgctgaagttgtgacagtttgttatgagacagataatctgtgaaaaagtcaaacagtattaactagaaacaaccaatcagagccaggaggcggggcttagcgctgtcaatcatcctctgTTAGTGAATGCTAAGACTAGTTAGCATAGGGACCgatgatggtggataaacagttttcctgtaacggtaagttgtttctccaccattagcacatttagcaacgAGTGCATGAGgatgattggcagcgctaagccccgcctcctggctctgattggttgtttgtgttGCGTTTCCTCAGTCGGTAAAGCAGCTCTGTTCTCAGATGTGTTTAGTCGTAGCTTTAGCGGCTCCAGGCGCGTACCCAGCAGCTTCTCCCCCAGCATGTCCAGCTGCTCCTTGTTGAGGCCGCGGCCGGCGAAGGTGGAGAACTGCCAGCTGAGAACCTCAGACAGCTGGCTCCAGCTGGCGCGGGGCGGGTTCCCGAAAAAGCCCAGGTTCTGTACGGAAACACGAGTTAGCAAAACCAAACCGACGGCTACGGGAGGCTGGTCTAGCATTAAATTCACCACTCTTACATCTCTGTCTACATTTTAACATCAGATTTATCAGTTAGCTTCAGTTTAAGCCGTCTGCAGTAAATGACTAGCTGATTAGTGCGTCTGGCTAAAGTTTTGAGCAGCTAATCGTTTCACCCGTGGCTCGTCGGTCAGCAGGTTGTACCACATGACGGAGGCCCAGCCGCCCGGCAGCTGGCTCACGTTGGAGATCACCACCAGCGGCAGCGAACACGTCTGGGGAGAGGACAGCAGAAATGAGCGACAGCAGCAGCCGGCGCGTGGCGATGGaaacgacctctgacctccaggtcgACGGCGAGGCCCTGCACGGTGAAGCAGGCCTCGAAGCTCAGCGAGTGAAGCTCCTCTGTCACAGAGAGCAGGCCCTGAAAGACACCAGCCATCAGAACCCAACCGAGTCCAAActgcaaccaatcagagccaggaggcggggcttaacgCTGTCCGCCATCCTTGTGTACtggctgctaaatgtgctaacgCTGGAGAAACAACATATTGTTACAGAAAAACCAGTTAGTAACCATGCTAACTAGTCTTAGCATTCATAACATGCTATGCTAGATGCAGCGTAGCAGAGTAATagacagcactaagccccgcccccaggctctgattggttgtttctagttagcactgggagacaGGAGAGGAGCTCAAtctttcagatatttatatatataatatatttatatatacaaatatatataaagataaaTTTCATaagttacattctgcagataagaactttcactttaaaatctttaagaTTTTAATGTCTGATTGCTCCGTTTTGCCCTGTGAATGTTTCGGTGTGTTTGAAGTCCAGTCACCTCGTTGCCCTTGGTGCCGTTGCTGTACTTCTTCTCTTTCAGCTGctgtaaaacacaaagtctgTCAACGTCCAGGCAGCGTTGCAGCAACCTGCGTTGCAGCAACCTGCGTTGCTCAGCAGTGAAAGTTTCCTACCAGGTGTCTGAACTCGACGGAGAGGCAGCCGTTGGAGTAATCCTCGATGTCCATCACTTTAGTGTTGTTGGTGAGGATGAAGAACTGTCGACTTCTGAGGACAAACGGGACGGAGTCCGACTCAGAAAACTTTTCACCCAGAAAAGGTTCTACAAAAAACTTGGAATGTTCCAGAAATCTTCCAGATTTATGAAATTCATCtccaaatgttgttttctagcaaattttcagggtttgaaactttttctagAAGTTTTTTGAGTAATTTAGAAATGTCAGCGTTTTTTTCTCCGTTTGTAACGGACCTCGTCAGAATCCCATCAGAACTTTTTGAACTCTCTCCGTCAGTAGGGAGGAATCTGGATTGATTATTTCctcatttgtttcagtttaataaagttttcagATATGAGTTTCTGCTGAGGCATCTGAACGTCTCATCACAGCATTTCAACCAGGtcaagactttgactaggccacagCAGCACCTTGTCCTTTTGCTTTCCGGCCTCTGTGTTTGGAAGAGTTCACACTGCATTTAATGAGCAGCATGAACgatgcaaaggaaaaaaatctgatttcaggGGAAAAGAATTAGATTTGAAACCTGCTGTGTGAaggtggtcataatgttctgctgctttagaactaaaaacatgaaaatgtagcttcatgttcagtgtttgtttatCTGAGGGGTCAGACTCACACTCTGCCGGCCGGAAGATCCCTGCAGAGACGAGACAGGAGTTACTCCTCAGGTTAACGACTAGTTGATActgaactggatcagaaccgacTCATACTTatcaaatgttgttttcactTTCAGCTGATAATCCACTTCAGGAAGTTTGACCAAAAGTCTGAAAGGAGGAGAAGAGATTAACGGTTTATCTGTCATAATGACGGCAGCGGAAATGACGAGCGGCTGCAGTTACCGGACTTTGGTGGTGAACTGGACTCCGGTCTTGATGATCAGAGGTTTCTGTGGGTGTGTGGGCATGCAGGGCTGCTTCTCCACCACGAAGGAGCTGCAACCCAACCAGACCATTAAACCGCGCTCACAGCCATGGACCGAATATGAGCCGCCGGGCCGCCGGGCCGCCGGGCCCCGGAGCCGCCGGGTCCTGGACTCACCTCTTGATCAGGTGGTAGATCAGGTATTTGACTCGCTCCTCCATCTGAGGCTTCTGCAGCGGGATGGGGTCGCTCTCGTACGTCACCTTCACCACCAGTTCTCCCAGTTTGTCCAGCTGCCGTTTGATCTGGAAGAGGCTCTGGGCCGTCAGAGTGAACCTGAGGGAGCaggagggtcaaaggtcaaagggtcAGAGCCGTTTGACCCCGACAGAAGGAGGTCAAACTCTTCATGTGATATTTATCGTTTTACAGTTTCACCAATAGAAACATGACTCAGCTATTTTACTTTACATAGAATGAAAAACATAGAAGCTAAAACTGCTAGTCATgctagctaatgctaacctAGCGTAGCCACATGTATCTTCTGGTTGCTAATATCTGAGTGACGTtcacaacatttagtttttaagtcattttgttttgagattCAATTTATCACTTAATGTttatatgaataataaaatacttgatgctagcatgctaacataGCCTAGCTTAGCATAGAAAGAATGTCACGggtttaatttaatattcaCAATATTTTCTGTGAACTTAAGGAGATTCCTAAATAATGTAAACAGTGTtatattaaaaactaatttatcactcatttatttttttactatttgaaGCAGATAAAAAATCACTACATTTTACTAATATCACATTATTCAGGTATTATTTAGACTCTTTTGTTGTACAATTCTTGTTGTATTATTATGACTATAAGACTTTATTCTCTCATCACTTTTTCTCTGactctgatgatgtcatcgcTGATATTTTCCGTTCATTTAGCTAAAGCTGAGCAGTAAACGTCTTTGTGTGGAGCTGGTTATTAAATCAGTTATAAATGTGTTCATCAGGATCTTGTGCGTTGCTGCAGCTCCTCACcagctctgcagctgctccagccCCGTCAGCAGCGGCCCTCCGATGGCGGCGATCTGCTGCCGGCGTTTCCAGTCCTGCAGCTCCGGTTGCAGCTGAGAGGTCATAAGGTCGTCGATCTCTTTGATCACTACGTCCATTTTTGACAGGATCTCCTGACAACCAGAGGAGAGACGAAGAAGGACGAGTTAACAGCCGTaaatgttggagctgctgaggTTTCGTGTCTCTGCTCACCTTCCGTTTGAAGTCCAGCCTGTTGAGCATTTCCTGCAGTCGAGTTATTCCCTGTTTGATCATCTCTGACGTTCTGTCTGCCGATTCTGAAAAATCAAACACGTGAATATTCAGCGTTCCCTTCCAGCTGTCCAGATCCTCGACGCGGCGCTCACCTCGTGACTGAAGCGTCTTGTAGCAGAAATCGAAATCGTCCTGCATGTCCTCGATGTTTTTCACCGCCTGGTCCATCAGCTGCAGacaaacgttttgtttttatcacagCTGATGCTTGGTGCCTGTTTGGCTCCAGCTGTGCTCACCTGGACGCTGTTTCTGATGATGCTCACTCGGTTGTCCATGTTCTTCTGCCTCTCAAAGGCCACAGAGTTCTGCAGCGACTGCTCCAGCGCGCCCTGcagaaaccagcagcagcatcagagataaccgcagcatcagcagcatcagAGATAACcgcagcatcagcagcatcaTCCGGCCCCCAGGCTCCGTCACCAACCTGTTCCTGTGTGCAGGTGGTGGCCAGGATCCGCCGCTCCTCCCGCAGGCAGGTGGAGATGACTCTGGCCATTCCTGTCGGGTTGGTGGTGTATTTCCTCTGGAGCCACAAACAGCAACGTGTTTCAGGttagagcaaaacattttgaataaatccAGATGAGGAAGTTATTTAATCATTTCCACGTAAACCGGttcagttttgttctgttttctctcttattCACAATATTGTTATGCAACaacaatcagaaaacagaaactcgTCACGCTCTCCATCCGTGATGAATGACTTCATTCtttacccacaatgcattgCTATAGTTCAGTGAACTGATGTCCCCTGGATTCCTGCCTGAAGTCCTAATTAGAGTTAATTATACAAAattaggggctgcacagtggtgcagttggtagagctgttgccttgcagcaagaaggtcctgggttcgattcccggcccggggtctttctgcatggagtttgcatgttctccctgtgcttggtgggttctctccgggttctctggcttcctcccacagtccaaaaacatgactgtcaggttaattggtctctaaattctccctaggtgtgaatggttgtgtgtttctgtgttgccctgcgacagactggcgacctgtccagggtgaccccgtgaccccgcctctctacccgggacgcagctggagaggaaccagcaaccctcctgacccaattagggacaagagtgaccagaaaatggatggatggatggatggatggatggatggatggatggatggatggatggatggatggatggatggatatacaAAATTAACAACAGTTAGCAAAACTCAACATCATGAACTCGAGTTCATGATGTTGGTCTATTTCTCTAAACCTGTTCATGTAACATTTAGCTTCCACTGCGTATCATGTGGTTTATCTAAAGtgaattttaacaaattattagAGCTTTTCCCCAATATTTTAAtcacagttaaatgttttaatgagaatCCTGATGACAGAACCTCTGATCCACCTGGACTTCTGATTAATGACCCAATATC
Encoded here:
- the LOC122840007 gene encoding signal transducer and activator of transcription 4-like isoform X5, which gives rise to MVRKYTTNPTGMARVISTCLREERRILATTCTQEQGALEQSLQNSVAFERQKNMDNRVSIIRNSVQLMDQAVKNIEDMQDDFDFCYKTLQSRESADRTSEMIKQGITRLQEMLNRLDFKRKEILSKMDVVIKEIDDLMTSQLQPELQDWKRRQQIAAIGGPLLTGLEQLQSWFTLTAQSLFQIKRQLDKLGELVVKVTYESDPIPLQKPQMEERVKYLIYHLIKSSFVVEKQPCMPTHPQKPLIIKTGVQFTTKVRLLVKLPEVDYQLKVKTTFDKDLPAGRVSRQFFILTNNTKVMDIEDYSNGCLSVEFRHLQLKEKKYSNGTKGNEGLLSVTEELHSLSFEACFTVQGLAVDLETCSLPLVVISNVSQLPGGWASVMWYNLLTDEPRNLGFFGNPPRASWSQLSEVLSWQFSTFAGRGLNKEQLDMLGEKLLGQHASCGDYQVSWSKFAKENIPGKPFSFWMWLDSILELIKKHLLPVWNENFIMGFVSKEMERALLKDREPGTFLLRFSESHLGGITFTWVEHSDSGDVKFNSVEPYTKNRLSALPFADIIRDYKVISNGGVPENPLKFLYPDIPKDEAFGRLYNSQPSKVYPYIPSTLIPISELRSDASSTPRSCPSPEPPMTPGEFDMLSEHLCFDIDTMSSSYSE
- the LOC122840007 gene encoding signal transducer and activator of transcription 4-like isoform X2, coding for MSQWKQVQQLEMRLLEQVDYLYDDNFPMDIRQGLAGWIESQDWDSAVNDESMASVLFTNLQTQLEKVRLQEQNFLQRHNMKIIQQQLQRKYTTNPTGMARVISTCLREERRILATTCTQEQGALEQSLQNSVAFERQKNMDNRVSIIRNSVQLMDQAVKNIEDMQDDFDFCYKTLQSRESADRTSEMIKQGITRLQEMLNRLDFKRKEILSKMDVVIKEIDDLMTSQLQPELQDWKRRQQIAAIGGPLLTGLEQLQSWFTLTAQSLFQIKRQLDKLGELVVKVTYESDPIPLQKPQMEERVKYLIYHLIKSSFVVEKQPCMPTHPQKPLIIKTGVQFTTKVRLLVKLPEVDYQLKVKTTFDKDLPAGRVRQFFILTNNTKVMDIEDYSNGCLSVEFRHLQLKEKKYSNGTKGNEGLLSVTEELHSLSFEACFTVQGLAVDLETCSLPLVVISNVSQLPGGWASVMWYNLLTDEPRNLGFFGNPPRASWSQLSEVLSWQFSTFAGRGLNKEQLDMLGEKLLGQHASCGDYQVSWSKFAKENIPGKPFSFWMWLDSILELIKKHLLPVWNENFIMGFVSKEMERALLKDREPGTFLLRFSESHLGGITFTWVEHSDSGDVKFNSVEPYTKNRLSALPFADIIRDYKVISNGGVPENPLKFLYPDIPKDEAFGRLYNSQPSKVYPYIPSTLIPISELRSDASSTPRSCPSPEPPMTPGEFDMLSEHLCFDIDTMSSSYSE
- the LOC122840007 gene encoding signal transducer and activator of transcription 4-like isoform X1 — translated: MSQWKQVQQLEMRLLEQVDYLYDDNFPMDIRQGLAGWIESQDWDSAVNDESMASVLFTNLQTQLEKVRLQEQNFLQRHNMKIIQQQLQRKYTTNPTGMARVISTCLREERRILATTCTQEQGALEQSLQNSVAFERQKNMDNRVSIIRNSVQLMDQAVKNIEDMQDDFDFCYKTLQSRESADRTSEMIKQGITRLQEMLNRLDFKRKEILSKMDVVIKEIDDLMTSQLQPELQDWKRRQQIAAIGGPLLTGLEQLQSWFTLTAQSLFQIKRQLDKLGELVVKVTYESDPIPLQKPQMEERVKYLIYHLIKSSFVVEKQPCMPTHPQKPLIIKTGVQFTTKVRLLVKLPEVDYQLKVKTTFDKDLPAGRVSRQFFILTNNTKVMDIEDYSNGCLSVEFRHLQLKEKKYSNGTKGNEGLLSVTEELHSLSFEACFTVQGLAVDLETCSLPLVVISNVSQLPGGWASVMWYNLLTDEPRNLGFFGNPPRASWSQLSEVLSWQFSTFAGRGLNKEQLDMLGEKLLGQHASCGDYQVSWSKFAKENIPGKPFSFWMWLDSILELIKKHLLPVWNENFIMGFVSKEMERALLKDREPGTFLLRFSESHLGGITFTWVEHSDSGDVKFNSVEPYTKNRLSALPFADIIRDYKVISNGGVPENPLKFLYPDIPKDEAFGRLYNSQPSKVYPYIPSTLIPISELRSDASSTPRSCPSPEPPMTPGEFDMLSEHLCFDIDTMSSSYSE
- the LOC122840007 gene encoding signal transducer and activator of transcription 4-like isoform X4; this translates as MSFKCVAGFSSKRSGNDLETSRHPALNIHLKAQYFTRKYTTNPTGMARVISTCLREERRILATTCTQEQGALEQSLQNSVAFERQKNMDNRVSIIRNSVQLMDQAVKNIEDMQDDFDFCYKTLQSRESADRTSEMIKQGITRLQEMLNRLDFKRKEILSKMDVVIKEIDDLMTSQLQPELQDWKRRQQIAAIGGPLLTGLEQLQSWFTLTAQSLFQIKRQLDKLGELVVKVTYESDPIPLQKPQMEERVKYLIYHLIKSSFVVEKQPCMPTHPQKPLIIKTGVQFTTKVRLLVKLPEVDYQLKVKTTFDKDLPAGRVSRQFFILTNNTKVMDIEDYSNGCLSVEFRHLQLKEKKYSNGTKGNEGLLSVTEELHSLSFEACFTVQGLAVDLETCSLPLVVISNVSQLPGGWASVMWYNLLTDEPRNLGFFGNPPRASWSQLSEVLSWQFSTFAGRGLNKEQLDMLGEKLLGQHASCGDYQVSWSKFAKENIPGKPFSFWMWLDSILELIKKHLLPVWNENFIMGFVSKEMERALLKDREPGTFLLRFSESHLGGITFTWVEHSDSGDVKFNSVEPYTKNRLSALPFADIIRDYKVISNGGVPENPLKFLYPDIPKDEAFGRLYNSQPSKVYPYIPSTLIPISELRSDASSTPRSCPSPEPPMTPGEFDMLSEHLCFDIDTMSSSYSE